The following proteins are encoded in a genomic region of Arachis ipaensis cultivar K30076 chromosome B02, Araip1.1, whole genome shotgun sequence:
- the LOC107625169 gene encoding actin-depolymerizing factor 2 (The sequence of the model RefSeq protein was modified relative to this genomic sequence to represent the inferred CDS: added 21 bases not found in genome assembly): MANAASGMAVHDDCKLKFLELKAKRTYRFIVFKIEEKQKQVVVEKLGEPAQGYDDFTASLPADECRYAVYDFDFVTEELCQKSRIFFIAWSPDTARVRSKMIYASSKERFKRELDGIQVELQATDPTEMGLDVFRSRTN, encoded by the exons ATGGCAGTCCATGATGACTGCAAGCTAAAGTTCTTAGAACTCAAGGCCAAGAGGACTTATAGGTTTATCGTTTTCAAGATTGAGGAGAAGCAGAAGCAAGTTGTTGTCGAGAAGCTTGGTGAGCCAGCACAAGGATATGATGATTTCACTGCCAGTCTCCCTGCTGATGAGTGCCGATATGCTGTCTATGATTTTGATTTTGTCACTGAAGAGCTTTGCCAGAAAAGCAGGATTTTCTTCATTGCTTG GTCCCCAGATACAGCTAGGGTTAGGAGCAAGATGATTTATGCTAGCTCcaaagagagattcaagagggaactTGATGGAATTCAAGTAGAGTTGCAGGCAACTGATCCTACTGAGATGGGTCTTGATGTCTTCAGAAGCCGCACCAATTAA